The following are encoded in a window of Flavobacterium sp. WC2421 genomic DNA:
- a CDS encoding TlpA family protein disulfide reductase: MKKILALFVAFATFSCSNAQKTEFTKEALSETLLTPEGNQVAFQDIIKKAEGKTVVIEIWASWCGDCVKAMPKIKELQAKNPDVAYIFISMDKTADKWIAGIEKHELKGDHYMANDQMKGVFGNAIDLDWIPRYIILDKTGKIVLYRAIETDFDKINATLAKLK; encoded by the coding sequence ATGAAAAAAATACTGGCTCTATTCGTTGCATTCGCTACATTTTCATGTTCAAATGCACAAAAAACGGAATTTACAAAAGAAGCATTATCTGAAACATTATTAACTCCAGAAGGAAACCAAGTAGCTTTTCAAGATATAATCAAAAAAGCGGAAGGAAAAACGGTAGTTATTGAAATTTGGGCTTCCTGGTGTGGTGACTGTGTAAAAGCAATGCCAAAAATAAAAGAATTACAAGCCAAAAATCCTGATGTAGCCTACATATTCATTTCAATGGACAAAACAGCTGATAAATGGATCGCAGGAATTGAAAAACACGAACTTAAAGGGGATCATTATATGGCTAATGATCAAATGAAAGGTGTTTTTGGAAATGCTATTGATTTAGATTGGATTCCAAGATATATTATCCTTGACAAAACAGGAAAAATAGTTTTATACCGAGCAATTGAAACTGATTTTGATAAAATCAATGCCACATTAGCTAAATTAAAATAA